In Brienomyrus brachyistius isolate T26 chromosome 3, BBRACH_0.4, whole genome shotgun sequence, the following proteins share a genomic window:
- the LOC125738533 gene encoding germinal-center associated nuclear protein-like — protein sequence MNPSGLFGRTQGGAFQSPRAPTSGLFSFGQQNAPFVQPPALGQGTGQTSLFSTSSAFGQTGSLFGQPGGTASGQAPTFGMPGSGSQTPSFVQSDTRFGPPPSFGQPAGVGQSSVFNQNSAFPQTSAFGQTGGFAQHTPGFGGSNAISASSVPPSSGSSQPLRFGQLSTGSSSVFSPGSVQGRGFSTSEFSFKPSDAAVFKPIYSASPEPAVSQAVSESFGSSPSSTTATSMDSSGPAPAASEFLSGALGFSFSQPIAVSSSILPTKDAHPSTTQEFSFSKPAAPSVGAGSGLGGGTSQAASVSRYSASSLHEPRPLFGAVSFGPLKPKTDAGVVSG from the coding sequence atgaatccgtctgggcttttcggcagaacacaaggcggagcgtttcagtctccgcgcgccccgacctcggggctcttttccttcggccagcagaacgcccctttcgtgcagccgcctgccctcggccagggcaccggccagacctcgctcttcagtacatcgtctgccttcggccagaccggatcccttttcgggcagcctggcgggacggcgtctggacaggccccgaccttcggcatgcccggttctgggagtcagaccccgtcgtttgtacagagcgacaccaggttcggcccgccgccctccttcgggcagccggccggggtcggtcagagctctgtctttaaccagaactcggcttttccccagacctctgccttcggacagaccggcggatttgctcagcacacacccggcttcggcggctctaacgctatctccgcctcctctgttcccccctcctcggggtctagtcaaccactgagattcggacagttgtccacagggtcttcttcggtattctcccctggaagcgttcagggccgcggatttagcacctcagagttcagcttcaagccgtcagacgcagctgtgttcaaacctatttatagcgccagtcctgaaccggctgtgtcccaggctgtgtccgagtcttttggttccagcccatccagcaccaccgctaccagtatggacagcagtgggcctgctcctgctgcctctgagttcctttctggagcattaggttttagcttctcacagcccatcgcagtgtccagcagcatcctccccaccaaagatgcacatcccagcaccacccaggagttcagcttctcgaaaccagcagcaccctccgttggtgctggcagtggcctgggtggggggacctcccaggccgcctctgtctccaggtactctgcctctagcctccatgagccccggccactgtttggtgctgtcagctttggtccgctaaaacccaagactgacgctggggttgtgtctggt